A single region of the Cronobacter condimenti 1330 genome encodes:
- the yacL gene encoding protein YacL has product MDYEFLRDITGVVKVRLSMGHEALGYWFNEEVKGNLALLDEVEAAARDVKGSERQWQKTGHEYTLWLDGEEVMVRANQLEFSGDEMEEGMSYYDEESLSLCGVEDFLQVVKAYRDFLAQYG; this is encoded by the coding sequence ATGGATTATGAATTTTTGCGCGACATCACCGGCGTGGTGAAAGTCCGCCTCTCAATGGGCCACGAAGCGCTCGGCTACTGGTTCAATGAAGAGGTAAAAGGCAATCTGGCGCTGCTGGATGAAGTCGAGGCGGCGGCCCGCGATGTGAAAGGCAGCGAGCGACAATGGCAGAAAACCGGCCATGAATATACGCTGTGGCTGGATGGCGAAGAAGTCATGGTGCGCGCCAATCAGCTGGAGTTTTCCGGCGACGAAATGGAAGAGGGGATGAGTTACTACGATGAAGAGAGCCTGTCGCTGTGTGGCGTCGAAGATTTTCTTCAGGTGGTGAAGGCGTACCGCGACTTTCTGGCGCAGTACGGATAA
- a CDS encoding YacC family pilotin-like protein: MRKVVRLMFLGCLLAFSTNSFALSESEAEDMADLTAVFVFLKNDCGYQNLPNGQIRRALVFFAQQNQWDLSNYDSFNMKALGEDSYRDLSGIAIPTAKKCKALARDSLSLLAYVK, encoded by the coding sequence ATGAGAAAAGTAGTCAGGCTAATGTTTCTGGGCTGTCTGTTGGCCTTTTCCACTAACAGTTTTGCGCTGAGTGAATCAGAGGCGGAAGACATGGCCGATCTGACGGCGGTATTTGTCTTTCTGAAAAATGATTGCGGCTACCAGAACCTGCCAAATGGGCAGATCCGCCGCGCGCTGGTCTTTTTTGCCCAGCAAAATCAGTGGGATTTAAGCAATTACGACAGCTTTAATATGAAGGCGCTCGGCGAGGACAGTTATCGCGACCTGAGCGGCATCGCTATCCCTACCGCTAAAAAGTGCAAAGCGCTGGCGCGCGACTCGTTAAGCCTGCTTGCCTACGTCAAGTAA
- the speD gene encoding adenosylmethionine decarboxylase — protein sequence MKKLKLHGFNNLTKSLSFCIYDICYAKTAEERDGYIAYIDELYNANRLTEILTETCSIIGANILNIARQDYEPQGASVTILVSEEPVDPQLIDKTEHPGPLPETVVAHLDKSHICVHTYPESHPEGGLCTFRADIEVSTCGVISPLKALNYLIHQLESDIVTIDYRVRGFTRDVNGMKHFIDHEINSIQNFMSVDIKSLYDMMDVNVYQENIFHTKMLLKEFDLKHYMFHTRPEELTEEERKVITDLLWKEMREIYYGRNIPSV from the coding sequence TTGAAAAAGCTGAAACTGCATGGCTTTAACAACCTGACTAAAAGCCTGAGTTTTTGTATTTACGATATTTGCTACGCCAAAACGGCGGAAGAGCGCGATGGTTATATCGCCTATATCGACGAACTCTATAACGCCAACCGTCTGACCGAAATCCTGACGGAGACCTGCTCGATTATCGGCGCCAATATTCTGAATATCGCACGTCAGGATTATGAACCACAGGGTGCCAGCGTCACGATTCTGGTGAGTGAAGAGCCGGTCGACCCGCAACTTATCGACAAAACCGAGCACCCTGGCCCATTGCCGGAAACCGTGGTCGCGCATCTCGACAAGAGCCATATTTGCGTGCATACCTATCCGGAAAGCCACCCTGAAGGCGGCCTGTGCACCTTCCGCGCCGATATTGAAGTGTCCACCTGCGGCGTTATTTCGCCTCTGAAGGCACTAAATTATTTAATCCACCAGCTTGAGTCCGATATCGTGACCATTGACTATCGCGTGCGCGGTTTCACCCGTGACGTGAATGGCATGAAACACTTTATCGACCATGAGATTAACTCGATACAGAACTTTATGTCCGTCGACATAAAATCGCTGTATGACATGATGGACGTGAACGTTTATCAGGAAAACATCTTCCATACCAAGATGCTGCTTAAGGAGTTCGACCTTAAGCACTACATGTTCCACACCCGACCGGAAGAGTTAACGGAAGAAGAGCGCAAGGTGATTACCGACCTGCTCTGGAAAGAAATGCGCGAAATCTATTACGGACGCAATATCCCGTCCGTATAA
- the speE gene encoding polyamine aminopropyltransferase, producing the protein MWHETLHDQFGQYFALDKVLYREKTDHQDLIIFENAAFGRVMALDGVVQTTERDEFIYHEMMTHVPLLAHGHAKRVLIIGGGDGAMLREVTRHQNVESITMVEIDAGVVAFCREHLPNHNAGSYDDPRFTLVIDDGVNFVNQTTQKFDVIISDCTDPIGPGESLFTSAFYEGCKRCLNQGGIFVAQNGVCFLQQDEAIGSHKKLSHYFSDVSFYQAAIPTYYGGIMTFAWATDNEALRKLPLETLQARFHAAGLKCRYYNSAIHTAAFALPQYLQDALASQAS; encoded by the coding sequence ATGTGGCACGAAACGCTGCACGATCAGTTTGGTCAATACTTTGCCCTCGACAAAGTGCTCTATCGCGAAAAGACCGATCATCAGGATCTGATTATTTTCGAGAACGCCGCCTTTGGCCGGGTGATGGCACTTGATGGCGTGGTGCAAACCACCGAACGCGACGAGTTTATCTACCACGAGATGATGACGCACGTCCCATTGCTGGCCCACGGCCACGCGAAGCGCGTGTTGATTATCGGCGGCGGCGACGGCGCGATGCTGCGTGAAGTCACACGGCATCAGAACGTGGAATCCATCACGATGGTGGAAATCGACGCGGGCGTGGTGGCGTTTTGCCGCGAGCATCTGCCCAACCACAACGCCGGCAGCTATGACGATCCGCGCTTTACGCTGGTGATTGATGACGGCGTGAATTTTGTCAACCAGACCACCCAGAAATTCGACGTGATTATCTCCGACTGTACCGATCCTATCGGTCCGGGCGAGAGTCTGTTCACCTCAGCATTTTATGAAGGGTGCAAGCGTTGCCTGAACCAGGGCGGGATTTTTGTCGCACAGAATGGTGTCTGCTTCCTGCAACAAGATGAAGCCATCGGCAGCCATAAAAAGCTCAGCCATTATTTTAGCGACGTCAGCTTCTATCAGGCGGCAATTCCGACTTACTACGGCGGCATTATGACGTTTGCCTGGGCAACCGATAACGAGGCGCTGCGTAAACTTCCACTTGAAACGCTACAGGCGCGCTTTCACGCCGCCGGGCTGAAGTGCCGTTATTACAATTCGGCCATTCATACGGCAGCCTTCGCTCTGCCGCAATATTTGCAAGATGCCCTGGCGTCTCAGGCATCCTAA
- the acnB gene encoding bifunctional aconitate hydratase 2/2-methylisocitrate dehydratase, translating to MLEEYRKHVAERAAEGIVAKPLDATQMAALVELLKNPPAGEEEFLLDLLTNRVPPGVDEAAYVKAGFLAAVAKGEASSPLVTPEKAVELLGTMQGGYNIHPLIEALDNDTLAPIAAKALSHTLLMFDNFYDVEEKAKAGNAYAKQIMQSWADAEWFLSRPALADKITVTVFKVTGETNTDDLSPAPDAWSRPDIPLHALAMLKNAREGIEPDQPGSVGPIKQIEALQQKGFPLAYVGDVVGTGSSRKSATNSVLWFMGDDIPHVPNKRGGGVVLGGKIAPIFFNTMEDAGALPIEVDVSNLNMGDVIDIYPFKGEVRHHETGELLASFELKTDVLIDEVRAGGRIPLIIGRGLTTKAREALGLPHSEVFRHAKDVAESNRGYSLAQKMVGRACGVAGIRPGAYCEPKMTSVGSQDTTGPMTRDELKDLACLGFSADLVMQSFCHTAAYPKPVDVTTHHTLPDFIMNRGGVSLRPGDGVIHSWLNRMLLPDTVGTGGDSHTRFPIGISFPAGSGLVAFAAATGVMPLDMPESVLVRFKGQMQPGITLRDLVHAIPYYAIQQGLLTVEKKGKKNIFSGRILEIEGLPELKVEQAFELTDASAERSAAGCTIKLNKEPIIEYLNSNIVLLKWMIAEGYGDRRTLERRIQGMEKWLADPQLLEADADAEYAAVIDIDLNEIKEPILCAPNDPDDARLLSAVTGDKIDEVFIGSCMTNIGHFRAAGKLLDTHKGQLPTRLWVAPPTRMDAAQLTEEGYYSVFGKSGARIEIPGCSLCMGNQARVADGATVVSTSTRNFPNRLGTGANVYLASAELAAVAALIGRLPTPDEYQQFMSQVDKTAVDTYRYLNFDQLNQYTEKADGVIFQTAV from the coding sequence GTGCTAGAAGAATACCGTAAGCACGTAGCTGAGCGTGCCGCCGAGGGGATTGTAGCCAAACCCTTAGATGCAACCCAAATGGCCGCACTCGTCGAGCTGCTGAAGAACCCGCCTGCGGGTGAAGAAGAGTTTCTGTTAGACCTGCTGACCAATCGTGTACCCCCAGGCGTTGATGAAGCCGCCTATGTTAAAGCAGGTTTCCTTGCCGCTGTCGCCAAAGGTGAAGCATCCTCTCCGCTGGTAACCCCTGAAAAAGCCGTTGAACTGCTGGGCACCATGCAGGGCGGTTACAACATTCATCCGCTGATTGAAGCGCTGGATAACGACACGCTGGCGCCGATTGCCGCCAAAGCACTGTCCCATACGCTGCTGATGTTCGATAACTTCTACGACGTAGAAGAAAAAGCAAAAGCGGGCAACGCGTATGCGAAGCAGATCATGCAATCCTGGGCAGACGCCGAATGGTTCCTGTCACGCCCGGCGCTGGCAGATAAAATCACCGTCACCGTCTTCAAAGTAACGGGCGAAACCAACACCGACGATCTCTCTCCGGCGCCGGACGCCTGGTCGCGCCCGGATATCCCGCTGCATGCGCTGGCGATGCTGAAAAACGCCCGTGAAGGCATTGAGCCGGATCAGCCAGGCAGCGTAGGTCCAATTAAACAGATCGAAGCCCTGCAACAGAAAGGCTTCCCGCTGGCCTATGTCGGCGACGTGGTCGGTACCGGCTCATCGCGTAAATCCGCCACCAACTCGGTGCTGTGGTTTATGGGCGACGACATTCCGCATGTGCCGAACAAGCGCGGCGGCGGTGTGGTGCTGGGCGGCAAAATTGCGCCTATCTTCTTCAACACGATGGAAGATGCGGGCGCGTTGCCGATTGAAGTGGACGTTTCCAACCTGAATATGGGCGATGTCATCGACATCTACCCGTTCAAAGGCGAAGTGCGCCACCACGAAACCGGCGAGCTGCTGGCAAGTTTTGAACTGAAAACCGACGTGCTGATTGACGAAGTGCGCGCGGGCGGCCGTATCCCGCTGATTATCGGTCGCGGTCTTACCACCAAAGCGCGCGAAGCGCTGGGCCTGCCGCACAGCGAGGTGTTCCGTCACGCTAAAGATGTCGCGGAAAGCAATCGTGGTTACTCGCTGGCGCAGAAAATGGTAGGTCGCGCGTGCGGCGTTGCCGGTATCCGTCCGGGCGCGTACTGCGAGCCGAAAATGACGTCGGTAGGTTCACAGGACACCACCGGCCCGATGACCCGCGATGAGCTGAAAGACCTGGCGTGCCTCGGCTTCTCCGCAGACCTGGTGATGCAGTCTTTCTGCCACACTGCGGCGTATCCGAAGCCGGTTGACGTCACCACGCACCACACGTTGCCAGACTTCATTATGAACCGCGGCGGCGTCTCTCTGCGTCCGGGTGATGGCGTTATCCACTCGTGGCTGAACCGCATGCTGCTGCCGGACACCGTTGGCACCGGCGGCGACTCCCACACCCGCTTCCCGATCGGTATTTCTTTCCCGGCGGGCTCTGGCCTTGTGGCGTTTGCCGCCGCGACCGGCGTGATGCCGCTCGATATGCCGGAATCAGTGCTGGTGCGCTTTAAGGGCCAGATGCAGCCGGGTATTACGCTTCGTGACCTTGTGCATGCGATCCCTTATTACGCTATCCAGCAAGGTCTTCTGACCGTAGAGAAGAAGGGCAAGAAAAACATCTTCTCTGGCCGTATCCTGGAGATCGAAGGTCTGCCGGAGCTGAAAGTCGAGCAGGCATTTGAGCTGACCGATGCCTCTGCCGAGCGTTCTGCGGCGGGTTGCACCATCAAGCTCAACAAAGAGCCGATCATTGAGTATCTCAACTCCAACATCGTGCTGCTGAAGTGGATGATTGCCGAAGGCTACGGCGATCGCCGTACGCTGGAGCGTCGTATTCAGGGGATGGAGAAGTGGCTTGCCGATCCTCAACTGCTGGAAGCAGATGCCGATGCGGAATACGCGGCGGTGATCGATATCGATCTGAACGAGATCAAAGAGCCGATTCTCTGCGCGCCGAACGATCCGGACGACGCGCGTCTGCTCTCTGCCGTGACCGGCGATAAGATTGACGAAGTGTTTATCGGCTCGTGCATGACCAATATCGGTCACTTCCGTGCGGCGGGTAAACTGCTGGATACCCATAAAGGCCAGCTGCCGACCCGCCTGTGGGTTGCGCCGCCGACCCGTATGGATGCCGCGCAGCTCACAGAAGAAGGCTACTACAGCGTCTTTGGTAAGAGCGGCGCGCGTATTGAGATCCCGGGCTGCTCGCTGTGCATGGGGAACCAGGCGCGCGTGGCGGACGGCGCGACGGTGGTGTCCACCTCGACCCGTAACTTCCCGAACCGTCTTGGTACCGGTGCGAACGTCTATCTGGCCTCAGCCGAACTCGCCGCCGTTGCGGCGCTGATTGGCCGCCTGCCGACGCCGGACGAGTATCAGCAGTTCATGTCTCAGGTGGATAAAACCGCTGTGGATACGTACCGTTATCTGAACTTCGACCAGCTGAATCAGTACACTGAGAAAGCGGACGGCGTGATTTTCCAGACTGCGGTATAA